The following are encoded together in the Diabrotica undecimpunctata isolate CICGRU chromosome 7, icDiaUnde3, whole genome shotgun sequence genome:
- the Rgl gene encoding ral guanine nucleotide dissociation stimulator-like 1 isoform X3 yields MIFDWGRTFICYCEDSLSSNFVCYCFETQPTWRLWGEEKADGALYTVYLKKVRYHRPTRSLSSSHSDSDDEISHLEWETVRVRFVKAGTLKKLVEALSTDDGELETTYINVFLATYRSFSTPKEVLKLLLQRYAELSETTPNGKPDHHEQHRKTLISALHVWLDSYPEDFKDPPNHPALRQLLHFCEEYLPSTELDAKVRHRIERYTRETQVDPLLAPPPAFAMRSLAAGWRVYKLPDVPVRHFAEQLTRMDVDLFKKLVPHQCLGAVWSRRDKSRSHEAATVLATVNQFNAVSFRVISSVLVDSSLRFSDRAAIISTWIDIAQELRLIKNFSSLKAIISGLQSNPIYRLQRTWQSIPKDKIELFDELARIFSEDNNQMTQRELLMREGTAKFADTFGENDKHLQKVFQKQNHHVANISFGTIPYLGTFLTDLTMIDTAIPDTIVEGLINFDKRRKEFEVLAQIKLLQGAANAYHFTEDPAFDRWFDTILVLDDRDAYQLSCQIEPSSSNNAKVKKRTSGHQKNDSIASTSSSNSSQFYCDIDSTPSSPHNSLDRKLSPSQMSNSSSNSSLPSLDVSLNSSHSGSANNKLQVPLNHNSSGTLSNQSQKSNPDFYIIKVTYETDSVETDGIVLYKSIMLSNNERTPQVIRNAMYKLGLEGNPDQYTLAQVLPEKEMVLPSNSNVYYAVNTQYNLNFILRPKKSEEKDTPGKNSKGKYKL; encoded by the exons GACTCCGACGACGAAATTTCCCACCTAGAATGGGAAACCGTTCGAGTACGATTCGTCAAAGCGGGTACGTTGAAGAAACTAGTCGAGGCTCTTTCCACCGATGATGGAGAATTGGAAACGACCTACATTAACGTGTTTTTGGCCACGTACAGAAGCTTTTCTACTCCTAAGGAAGTACTCAAATTGCTGCTGCAAAGATATGCCGAACTGTCAGAAACGACGCCAAATGGCAAACCAGATCATCATGAACAACATCGGAA aACTCTCATTTCTGCGTTACACGTGTGGCTCGACAGTTACCCCGAAGACTTCAAAGATCCGCCCAATCATCCTGCCCTTCGCCAGCTGCTCCACTTCTGTGAAGAATATCTACCTTCTACTGAGCTAGATGCCAAAGTACGACATAGGATAGAAAG GTATACTAGAGAAACGCAAGTAGATCCTCTATTAGCACCTCCCCCTGCATTCGCAATGCGCTCCCTAGCAGCCGGGTGGAGGGTGTATAAATTACCAGATGTACCTGTGCGCCATTTTGCTGAACAGCTTACAAGAATGGACGTG GATTTGTTCAAAAAGCTAGTCCCTCACCAATGCCTCGGCGCTGTATGGTCGAGACGGGACAAGAGCAGGTCTCACGAGGCTGCTACAGTTTTAGCTACAGTAAATCAATTTAACGCGGTATCCTTTCGCGTAATCTCTTCCGTTCTAGTCGATTCCTCTCTAAGATTCAGTGATAGGGCAGCCATTATTTCCACCTGGATAGACATCGCACAAGAGTTAAGATTAATCAAGAACTTTTCCAGTCTGAAGGCAATTATCAGCGGGTTGCAGAGTAATCCTATATATAG gcTACAGAGAACATGGCAGTCAATACCAAAAGACAAAATCGAACTTTTCGACGAATTGGCTCGAATATTCAGCGAAGACAACAACCAAATGACTCAACGAGAACTACTCATGCGCGAAGGTACTGCTAAATTCGCAGATACATTCGGAGAAAATGACAAACATTTGCAGAAAGTTTTCCAAAAGCAAAATCATCACGTAGCTAACATCTCTTTTGGCACCATTCCTTATTTGGGGACGTTCCTTACGGATCTCACTATGATAGACACTGCCATACCGGACACCATAGTAGAGGGGCTGATCAATTTCGACAAGAGAAGGAAGGAGTTCGAGGTGCTAGCTCAGATTAAATTGTTACAAG GTGCTGCAAATGCTTACCATTTCACGGAAGATCCAGCCTTCGACCGATGGTTCGACACCATTCTAGTCCTAGACGATCGAGATGCCTACCAGCTCAGCTGTCAAATAGAACCATCCAGTTCTAACAACGCTAAAGTTAAGAAGCGAACATCGGGACACCAGAAGAATGATTCGATAGCGAGTACTTCGAGTAGCAATAGCTCGCAGTTTTACTGCGACATCGACAGCACGCCGAGTTCGCCGCATAACAGTTTAGATAGAAAATTGAGCCCTTCGCAGATGtcgaattcgagtagtaattcgTCGTTACCTTCTTTGGATGTGTCACTAAATAGCTCGCATTCGGGCAGTGCAAATAATAAACTTCAG GTACCTTTAAACCATAATAGTTCGGGGACGTTAAGCAACCAGTCGCAGAAAAGTAATCCAGACTTTTACATCATTAAAGTAACTTACGAAACGGACAGTGTGGAAACGGACGGTATAGTGTTGTATAAAAGTATAATGTTAAGTAATAATGAAAGGACGCCTCAAGTGATCAGAAATGCCATGTACAAACTAGGATTGGAGGGGAATCCGGACCAGTATACTCTAGCTCAAGTTTTACCAGAAAAAG AAATGGTTCTTCCTTCGAATTCCAACGTATACTACGCAGTGAATACACAGTACAACCTAAACTTTATTTTACGTCCCAAAAAGTCTGAAGAAAAGGACACACCAGGAAAAAACTCCAAGGGCAAATATaaactgtaa
- the Rgl gene encoding ral guanine nucleotide dissociation stimulator-like 1 isoform X8 gives MNDDDSLPTWRLWGEEKADGALYTVYLKKVRYHRPTRSLSSSHSDSDDEISHLEWETVRVRFVKAGTLKKLVEALSTDDGELETTYINVFLATYRSFSTPKEVLKLLLQRYAELSETTPNGKPDHHEQHRKTLISALHVWLDSYPEDFKDPPNHPALRQLLHFCEEYLPSTELDAKVRHRIERYTRETQVDPLLAPPPAFAMRSLAAGWRVYKLPDVPVRHFAEQLTRMDVDLFKKLVPHQCLGAVWSRRDKSRSHEAATVLATVNQFNAVSFRVISSVLVDSSLRFSDRAAIISTWIDIAQELRLIKNFSSLKAIISGLQSNPIYRLQRTWQSIPKDKIELFDELARIFSEDNNQMTQRELLMREGTAKFADTFGENDKHLQKVFQKQNHHVANISFGTIPYLGTFLTDLTMIDTAIPDTIVEGLINFDKRRKEFEVLAQIKLLQGAANAYHFTEDPAFDRWFDTILVLDDRDAYQLSCQIEPSSSNNAKVKKRTSGHQKNDSIASTSSSNSSQFYCDIDSTPSSPHNSLDRKLSPSQMSNSSSNSSLPSLDVSLNSSHSGSANNKLQVPLNHNSSGTLSNQSQKSNPDFYIIKVTYETDSVETDGIVLYKSIMLSNNERTPQVIRNAMYKLGLEGNPDQYTLAQVLPEKEMVLPSNSNVYYAVNTQYNLNFILRPKKSEEKDTPGKNSKGKYKL, from the exons GACTCCGACGACGAAATTTCCCACCTAGAATGGGAAACCGTTCGAGTACGATTCGTCAAAGCGGGTACGTTGAAGAAACTAGTCGAGGCTCTTTCCACCGATGATGGAGAATTGGAAACGACCTACATTAACGTGTTTTTGGCCACGTACAGAAGCTTTTCTACTCCTAAGGAAGTACTCAAATTGCTGCTGCAAAGATATGCCGAACTGTCAGAAACGACGCCAAATGGCAAACCAGATCATCATGAACAACATCGGAA aACTCTCATTTCTGCGTTACACGTGTGGCTCGACAGTTACCCCGAAGACTTCAAAGATCCGCCCAATCATCCTGCCCTTCGCCAGCTGCTCCACTTCTGTGAAGAATATCTACCTTCTACTGAGCTAGATGCCAAAGTACGACATAGGATAGAAAG GTATACTAGAGAAACGCAAGTAGATCCTCTATTAGCACCTCCCCCTGCATTCGCAATGCGCTCCCTAGCAGCCGGGTGGAGGGTGTATAAATTACCAGATGTACCTGTGCGCCATTTTGCTGAACAGCTTACAAGAATGGACGTG GATTTGTTCAAAAAGCTAGTCCCTCACCAATGCCTCGGCGCTGTATGGTCGAGACGGGACAAGAGCAGGTCTCACGAGGCTGCTACAGTTTTAGCTACAGTAAATCAATTTAACGCGGTATCCTTTCGCGTAATCTCTTCCGTTCTAGTCGATTCCTCTCTAAGATTCAGTGATAGGGCAGCCATTATTTCCACCTGGATAGACATCGCACAAGAGTTAAGATTAATCAAGAACTTTTCCAGTCTGAAGGCAATTATCAGCGGGTTGCAGAGTAATCCTATATATAG gcTACAGAGAACATGGCAGTCAATACCAAAAGACAAAATCGAACTTTTCGACGAATTGGCTCGAATATTCAGCGAAGACAACAACCAAATGACTCAACGAGAACTACTCATGCGCGAAGGTACTGCTAAATTCGCAGATACATTCGGAGAAAATGACAAACATTTGCAGAAAGTTTTCCAAAAGCAAAATCATCACGTAGCTAACATCTCTTTTGGCACCATTCCTTATTTGGGGACGTTCCTTACGGATCTCACTATGATAGACACTGCCATACCGGACACCATAGTAGAGGGGCTGATCAATTTCGACAAGAGAAGGAAGGAGTTCGAGGTGCTAGCTCAGATTAAATTGTTACAAG GTGCTGCAAATGCTTACCATTTCACGGAAGATCCAGCCTTCGACCGATGGTTCGACACCATTCTAGTCCTAGACGATCGAGATGCCTACCAGCTCAGCTGTCAAATAGAACCATCCAGTTCTAACAACGCTAAAGTTAAGAAGCGAACATCGGGACACCAGAAGAATGATTCGATAGCGAGTACTTCGAGTAGCAATAGCTCGCAGTTTTACTGCGACATCGACAGCACGCCGAGTTCGCCGCATAACAGTTTAGATAGAAAATTGAGCCCTTCGCAGATGtcgaattcgagtagtaattcgTCGTTACCTTCTTTGGATGTGTCACTAAATAGCTCGCATTCGGGCAGTGCAAATAATAAACTTCAG GTACCTTTAAACCATAATAGTTCGGGGACGTTAAGCAACCAGTCGCAGAAAAGTAATCCAGACTTTTACATCATTAAAGTAACTTACGAAACGGACAGTGTGGAAACGGACGGTATAGTGTTGTATAAAAGTATAATGTTAAGTAATAATGAAAGGACGCCTCAAGTGATCAGAAATGCCATGTACAAACTAGGATTGGAGGGGAATCCGGACCAGTATACTCTAGCTCAAGTTTTACCAGAAAAAG AAATGGTTCTTCCTTCGAATTCCAACGTATACTACGCAGTGAATACACAGTACAACCTAAACTTTATTTTACGTCCCAAAAAGTCTGAAGAAAAGGACACACCAGGAAAAAACTCCAAGGGCAAATATaaactgtaa
- the Rgl gene encoding ral guanine nucleotide dissociation stimulator-like 1 isoform X4 yields the protein MIFDWGRTFICYCEDSLSSNFVCYCFETPTWRLWGEEKADGALYTVYLKKVRYHRPTRSLSSSHSDSDDEISHLEWETVRVRFVKAGTLKKLVEALSTDDGELETTYINVFLATYRSFSTPKEVLKLLLQRYAELSETTPNGKPDHHEQHRKTLISALHVWLDSYPEDFKDPPNHPALRQLLHFCEEYLPSTELDAKVRHRIERYTRETQVDPLLAPPPAFAMRSLAAGWRVYKLPDVPVRHFAEQLTRMDVDLFKKLVPHQCLGAVWSRRDKSRSHEAATVLATVNQFNAVSFRVISSVLVDSSLRFSDRAAIISTWIDIAQELRLIKNFSSLKAIISGLQSNPIYRLQRTWQSIPKDKIELFDELARIFSEDNNQMTQRELLMREGTAKFADTFGENDKHLQKVFQKQNHHVANISFGTIPYLGTFLTDLTMIDTAIPDTIVEGLINFDKRRKEFEVLAQIKLLQGAANAYHFTEDPAFDRWFDTILVLDDRDAYQLSCQIEPSSSNNAKVKKRTSGHQKNDSIASTSSSNSSQFYCDIDSTPSSPHNSLDRKLSPSQMSNSSSNSSLPSLDVSLNSSHSGSANNKLQVPLNHNSSGTLSNQSQKSNPDFYIIKVTYETDSVETDGIVLYKSIMLSNNERTPQVIRNAMYKLGLEGNPDQYTLAQVLPEKEMVLPSNSNVYYAVNTQYNLNFILRPKKSEEKDTPGKNSKGKYKL from the exons GACTCCGACGACGAAATTTCCCACCTAGAATGGGAAACCGTTCGAGTACGATTCGTCAAAGCGGGTACGTTGAAGAAACTAGTCGAGGCTCTTTCCACCGATGATGGAGAATTGGAAACGACCTACATTAACGTGTTTTTGGCCACGTACAGAAGCTTTTCTACTCCTAAGGAAGTACTCAAATTGCTGCTGCAAAGATATGCCGAACTGTCAGAAACGACGCCAAATGGCAAACCAGATCATCATGAACAACATCGGAA aACTCTCATTTCTGCGTTACACGTGTGGCTCGACAGTTACCCCGAAGACTTCAAAGATCCGCCCAATCATCCTGCCCTTCGCCAGCTGCTCCACTTCTGTGAAGAATATCTACCTTCTACTGAGCTAGATGCCAAAGTACGACATAGGATAGAAAG GTATACTAGAGAAACGCAAGTAGATCCTCTATTAGCACCTCCCCCTGCATTCGCAATGCGCTCCCTAGCAGCCGGGTGGAGGGTGTATAAATTACCAGATGTACCTGTGCGCCATTTTGCTGAACAGCTTACAAGAATGGACGTG GATTTGTTCAAAAAGCTAGTCCCTCACCAATGCCTCGGCGCTGTATGGTCGAGACGGGACAAGAGCAGGTCTCACGAGGCTGCTACAGTTTTAGCTACAGTAAATCAATTTAACGCGGTATCCTTTCGCGTAATCTCTTCCGTTCTAGTCGATTCCTCTCTAAGATTCAGTGATAGGGCAGCCATTATTTCCACCTGGATAGACATCGCACAAGAGTTAAGATTAATCAAGAACTTTTCCAGTCTGAAGGCAATTATCAGCGGGTTGCAGAGTAATCCTATATATAG gcTACAGAGAACATGGCAGTCAATACCAAAAGACAAAATCGAACTTTTCGACGAATTGGCTCGAATATTCAGCGAAGACAACAACCAAATGACTCAACGAGAACTACTCATGCGCGAAGGTACTGCTAAATTCGCAGATACATTCGGAGAAAATGACAAACATTTGCAGAAAGTTTTCCAAAAGCAAAATCATCACGTAGCTAACATCTCTTTTGGCACCATTCCTTATTTGGGGACGTTCCTTACGGATCTCACTATGATAGACACTGCCATACCGGACACCATAGTAGAGGGGCTGATCAATTTCGACAAGAGAAGGAAGGAGTTCGAGGTGCTAGCTCAGATTAAATTGTTACAAG GTGCTGCAAATGCTTACCATTTCACGGAAGATCCAGCCTTCGACCGATGGTTCGACACCATTCTAGTCCTAGACGATCGAGATGCCTACCAGCTCAGCTGTCAAATAGAACCATCCAGTTCTAACAACGCTAAAGTTAAGAAGCGAACATCGGGACACCAGAAGAATGATTCGATAGCGAGTACTTCGAGTAGCAATAGCTCGCAGTTTTACTGCGACATCGACAGCACGCCGAGTTCGCCGCATAACAGTTTAGATAGAAAATTGAGCCCTTCGCAGATGtcgaattcgagtagtaattcgTCGTTACCTTCTTTGGATGTGTCACTAAATAGCTCGCATTCGGGCAGTGCAAATAATAAACTTCAG GTACCTTTAAACCATAATAGTTCGGGGACGTTAAGCAACCAGTCGCAGAAAAGTAATCCAGACTTTTACATCATTAAAGTAACTTACGAAACGGACAGTGTGGAAACGGACGGTATAGTGTTGTATAAAAGTATAATGTTAAGTAATAATGAAAGGACGCCTCAAGTGATCAGAAATGCCATGTACAAACTAGGATTGGAGGGGAATCCGGACCAGTATACTCTAGCTCAAGTTTTACCAGAAAAAG AAATGGTTCTTCCTTCGAATTCCAACGTATACTACGCAGTGAATACACAGTACAACCTAAACTTTATTTTACGTCCCAAAAAGTCTGAAGAAAAGGACACACCAGGAAAAAACTCCAAGGGCAAATATaaactgtaa
- the Rgl gene encoding ral guanine nucleotide dissociation stimulator-like 1 isoform X6 — MVEVGDFCCEGALQGFVCFCDELIPTWRLWGEEKADGALYTVYLKKVRYHRPTRSLSSSHSDSDDEISHLEWETVRVRFVKAGTLKKLVEALSTDDGELETTYINVFLATYRSFSTPKEVLKLLLQRYAELSETTPNGKPDHHEQHRKTLISALHVWLDSYPEDFKDPPNHPALRQLLHFCEEYLPSTELDAKVRHRIERYTRETQVDPLLAPPPAFAMRSLAAGWRVYKLPDVPVRHFAEQLTRMDVDLFKKLVPHQCLGAVWSRRDKSRSHEAATVLATVNQFNAVSFRVISSVLVDSSLRFSDRAAIISTWIDIAQELRLIKNFSSLKAIISGLQSNPIYRLQRTWQSIPKDKIELFDELARIFSEDNNQMTQRELLMREGTAKFADTFGENDKHLQKVFQKQNHHVANISFGTIPYLGTFLTDLTMIDTAIPDTIVEGLINFDKRRKEFEVLAQIKLLQGAANAYHFTEDPAFDRWFDTILVLDDRDAYQLSCQIEPSSSNNAKVKKRTSGHQKNDSIASTSSSNSSQFYCDIDSTPSSPHNSLDRKLSPSQMSNSSSNSSLPSLDVSLNSSHSGSANNKLQVPLNHNSSGTLSNQSQKSNPDFYIIKVTYETDSVETDGIVLYKSIMLSNNERTPQVIRNAMYKLGLEGNPDQYTLAQVLPEKEMVLPSNSNVYYAVNTQYNLNFILRPKKSEEKDTPGKNSKGKYKL, encoded by the exons GACTCCGACGACGAAATTTCCCACCTAGAATGGGAAACCGTTCGAGTACGATTCGTCAAAGCGGGTACGTTGAAGAAACTAGTCGAGGCTCTTTCCACCGATGATGGAGAATTGGAAACGACCTACATTAACGTGTTTTTGGCCACGTACAGAAGCTTTTCTACTCCTAAGGAAGTACTCAAATTGCTGCTGCAAAGATATGCCGAACTGTCAGAAACGACGCCAAATGGCAAACCAGATCATCATGAACAACATCGGAA aACTCTCATTTCTGCGTTACACGTGTGGCTCGACAGTTACCCCGAAGACTTCAAAGATCCGCCCAATCATCCTGCCCTTCGCCAGCTGCTCCACTTCTGTGAAGAATATCTACCTTCTACTGAGCTAGATGCCAAAGTACGACATAGGATAGAAAG GTATACTAGAGAAACGCAAGTAGATCCTCTATTAGCACCTCCCCCTGCATTCGCAATGCGCTCCCTAGCAGCCGGGTGGAGGGTGTATAAATTACCAGATGTACCTGTGCGCCATTTTGCTGAACAGCTTACAAGAATGGACGTG GATTTGTTCAAAAAGCTAGTCCCTCACCAATGCCTCGGCGCTGTATGGTCGAGACGGGACAAGAGCAGGTCTCACGAGGCTGCTACAGTTTTAGCTACAGTAAATCAATTTAACGCGGTATCCTTTCGCGTAATCTCTTCCGTTCTAGTCGATTCCTCTCTAAGATTCAGTGATAGGGCAGCCATTATTTCCACCTGGATAGACATCGCACAAGAGTTAAGATTAATCAAGAACTTTTCCAGTCTGAAGGCAATTATCAGCGGGTTGCAGAGTAATCCTATATATAG gcTACAGAGAACATGGCAGTCAATACCAAAAGACAAAATCGAACTTTTCGACGAATTGGCTCGAATATTCAGCGAAGACAACAACCAAATGACTCAACGAGAACTACTCATGCGCGAAGGTACTGCTAAATTCGCAGATACATTCGGAGAAAATGACAAACATTTGCAGAAAGTTTTCCAAAAGCAAAATCATCACGTAGCTAACATCTCTTTTGGCACCATTCCTTATTTGGGGACGTTCCTTACGGATCTCACTATGATAGACACTGCCATACCGGACACCATAGTAGAGGGGCTGATCAATTTCGACAAGAGAAGGAAGGAGTTCGAGGTGCTAGCTCAGATTAAATTGTTACAAG GTGCTGCAAATGCTTACCATTTCACGGAAGATCCAGCCTTCGACCGATGGTTCGACACCATTCTAGTCCTAGACGATCGAGATGCCTACCAGCTCAGCTGTCAAATAGAACCATCCAGTTCTAACAACGCTAAAGTTAAGAAGCGAACATCGGGACACCAGAAGAATGATTCGATAGCGAGTACTTCGAGTAGCAATAGCTCGCAGTTTTACTGCGACATCGACAGCACGCCGAGTTCGCCGCATAACAGTTTAGATAGAAAATTGAGCCCTTCGCAGATGtcgaattcgagtagtaattcgTCGTTACCTTCTTTGGATGTGTCACTAAATAGCTCGCATTCGGGCAGTGCAAATAATAAACTTCAG GTACCTTTAAACCATAATAGTTCGGGGACGTTAAGCAACCAGTCGCAGAAAAGTAATCCAGACTTTTACATCATTAAAGTAACTTACGAAACGGACAGTGTGGAAACGGACGGTATAGTGTTGTATAAAAGTATAATGTTAAGTAATAATGAAAGGACGCCTCAAGTGATCAGAAATGCCATGTACAAACTAGGATTGGAGGGGAATCCGGACCAGTATACTCTAGCTCAAGTTTTACCAGAAAAAG AAATGGTTCTTCCTTCGAATTCCAACGTATACTACGCAGTGAATACACAGTACAACCTAAACTTTATTTTACGTCCCAAAAAGTCTGAAGAAAAGGACACACCAGGAAAAAACTCCAAGGGCAAATATaaactgtaa
- the Rgl gene encoding ral guanine nucleotide dissociation stimulator-like 1 isoform X5 — protein sequence MVEVGDFCCEGALQGFVCFCDELIQPTWRLWGEEKADGALYTVYLKKVRYHRPTRSLSSSHSDSDDEISHLEWETVRVRFVKAGTLKKLVEALSTDDGELETTYINVFLATYRSFSTPKEVLKLLLQRYAELSETTPNGKPDHHEQHRKTLISALHVWLDSYPEDFKDPPNHPALRQLLHFCEEYLPSTELDAKVRHRIERYTRETQVDPLLAPPPAFAMRSLAAGWRVYKLPDVPVRHFAEQLTRMDVDLFKKLVPHQCLGAVWSRRDKSRSHEAATVLATVNQFNAVSFRVISSVLVDSSLRFSDRAAIISTWIDIAQELRLIKNFSSLKAIISGLQSNPIYRLQRTWQSIPKDKIELFDELARIFSEDNNQMTQRELLMREGTAKFADTFGENDKHLQKVFQKQNHHVANISFGTIPYLGTFLTDLTMIDTAIPDTIVEGLINFDKRRKEFEVLAQIKLLQGAANAYHFTEDPAFDRWFDTILVLDDRDAYQLSCQIEPSSSNNAKVKKRTSGHQKNDSIASTSSSNSSQFYCDIDSTPSSPHNSLDRKLSPSQMSNSSSNSSLPSLDVSLNSSHSGSANNKLQVPLNHNSSGTLSNQSQKSNPDFYIIKVTYETDSVETDGIVLYKSIMLSNNERTPQVIRNAMYKLGLEGNPDQYTLAQVLPEKEMVLPSNSNVYYAVNTQYNLNFILRPKKSEEKDTPGKNSKGKYKL from the exons GACTCCGACGACGAAATTTCCCACCTAGAATGGGAAACCGTTCGAGTACGATTCGTCAAAGCGGGTACGTTGAAGAAACTAGTCGAGGCTCTTTCCACCGATGATGGAGAATTGGAAACGACCTACATTAACGTGTTTTTGGCCACGTACAGAAGCTTTTCTACTCCTAAGGAAGTACTCAAATTGCTGCTGCAAAGATATGCCGAACTGTCAGAAACGACGCCAAATGGCAAACCAGATCATCATGAACAACATCGGAA aACTCTCATTTCTGCGTTACACGTGTGGCTCGACAGTTACCCCGAAGACTTCAAAGATCCGCCCAATCATCCTGCCCTTCGCCAGCTGCTCCACTTCTGTGAAGAATATCTACCTTCTACTGAGCTAGATGCCAAAGTACGACATAGGATAGAAAG GTATACTAGAGAAACGCAAGTAGATCCTCTATTAGCACCTCCCCCTGCATTCGCAATGCGCTCCCTAGCAGCCGGGTGGAGGGTGTATAAATTACCAGATGTACCTGTGCGCCATTTTGCTGAACAGCTTACAAGAATGGACGTG GATTTGTTCAAAAAGCTAGTCCCTCACCAATGCCTCGGCGCTGTATGGTCGAGACGGGACAAGAGCAGGTCTCACGAGGCTGCTACAGTTTTAGCTACAGTAAATCAATTTAACGCGGTATCCTTTCGCGTAATCTCTTCCGTTCTAGTCGATTCCTCTCTAAGATTCAGTGATAGGGCAGCCATTATTTCCACCTGGATAGACATCGCACAAGAGTTAAGATTAATCAAGAACTTTTCCAGTCTGAAGGCAATTATCAGCGGGTTGCAGAGTAATCCTATATATAG gcTACAGAGAACATGGCAGTCAATACCAAAAGACAAAATCGAACTTTTCGACGAATTGGCTCGAATATTCAGCGAAGACAACAACCAAATGACTCAACGAGAACTACTCATGCGCGAAGGTACTGCTAAATTCGCAGATACATTCGGAGAAAATGACAAACATTTGCAGAAAGTTTTCCAAAAGCAAAATCATCACGTAGCTAACATCTCTTTTGGCACCATTCCTTATTTGGGGACGTTCCTTACGGATCTCACTATGATAGACACTGCCATACCGGACACCATAGTAGAGGGGCTGATCAATTTCGACAAGAGAAGGAAGGAGTTCGAGGTGCTAGCTCAGATTAAATTGTTACAAG GTGCTGCAAATGCTTACCATTTCACGGAAGATCCAGCCTTCGACCGATGGTTCGACACCATTCTAGTCCTAGACGATCGAGATGCCTACCAGCTCAGCTGTCAAATAGAACCATCCAGTTCTAACAACGCTAAAGTTAAGAAGCGAACATCGGGACACCAGAAGAATGATTCGATAGCGAGTACTTCGAGTAGCAATAGCTCGCAGTTTTACTGCGACATCGACAGCACGCCGAGTTCGCCGCATAACAGTTTAGATAGAAAATTGAGCCCTTCGCAGATGtcgaattcgagtagtaattcgTCGTTACCTTCTTTGGATGTGTCACTAAATAGCTCGCATTCGGGCAGTGCAAATAATAAACTTCAG GTACCTTTAAACCATAATAGTTCGGGGACGTTAAGCAACCAGTCGCAGAAAAGTAATCCAGACTTTTACATCATTAAAGTAACTTACGAAACGGACAGTGTGGAAACGGACGGTATAGTGTTGTATAAAAGTATAATGTTAAGTAATAATGAAAGGACGCCTCAAGTGATCAGAAATGCCATGTACAAACTAGGATTGGAGGGGAATCCGGACCAGTATACTCTAGCTCAAGTTTTACCAGAAAAAG AAATGGTTCTTCCTTCGAATTCCAACGTATACTACGCAGTGAATACACAGTACAACCTAAACTTTATTTTACGTCCCAAAAAGTCTGAAGAAAAGGACACACCAGGAAAAAACTCCAAGGGCAAATATaaactgtaa